In Clostridium sp. DL-VIII, the following proteins share a genomic window:
- a CDS encoding phenolic acid decarboxylase — protein MKDLNEFFGSHFIYTYENGWEYEFYIKNEDTLDYRIHSGMVAGRWVRDQKVDVVKIADGVYKVSWTEPTGTDVSLNFMPNDKRMHGVIFFPKWVHEHPEITVCYQNDFIDLMHESRLKYETYPKYVVPEFADITYFKNEGINNEKVISQAPYEGMTNDIRSGKLTF, from the coding sequence GTGAAAGATTTAAATGAATTTTTTGGAAGTCATTTTATTTATACTTATGAAAATGGTTGGGAATATGAATTTTATATTAAAAATGAAGATACTCTCGATTATCGTATCCATAGTGGAATGGTAGCAGGACGCTGGGTCCGTGATCAAAAAGTAGATGTTGTAAAAATTGCAGATGGAGTCTATAAAGTTTCATGGACTGAACCAACTGGTACAGATGTTTCTCTAAATTTTATGCCAAATGATAAACGTATGCATGGTGTTATTTTCTTCCCTAAATGGGTTCACGAACATCCTGAAATTACAGTTTGCTACCAAAATGACTTTATTGATCTAATGCACGAATCCCGTTTAAAATATGAGACTTATCCAAAGTATGTTGTTCCAGAATTTGCCGACATCACTTATTTTAAAAATGAGGGAATAAATAATGAGAAAGTTATATCTCAAGCACCTTATGAAGGTATGACAAACGATATTCGTTCTGGAAAATTGACTTTTTAA
- a CDS encoding MATE family efflux transporter — protein MTELENFILEGSIKRLLIKFSLPAISVFLANVLYNIIDAIFIGNQPNGSLGIAALTIVFPIQQIILALSQMIGVGIASITSRSLGAGNKLRAEKAVGTALTSSILLGILIMVIGLVFIRPMLYIFGSLENILPYAVTFFRITLYCSVFFVFSIIANSIIQSEGHANIAMISMIIGPVINIPLDYILVTRLKYGIKGAAIATDISQIICFIFLLVYICFNSKILGVKVKNLTINIKLLKEAISLGLSTFMTQLAYGILAIVLNNSLKIYGGSDLYVSAIGIYNRVFGFITITMYGIRQALQPIIGFNYGAKKFDRVKQSLKLAILASVLISLGFLVIIISFTNKIAGVFTSDNELIALTVPILRVMIFMSPLVGVQVIASSFFQYIGKPKPALFLSIMKPFLFLIPLMLIIPIFLKVTGIFVSVPLADFLAAMISLIFIYREIKKMNELNLIQGENKNAPV, from the coding sequence ATGACTGAACTTGAAAATTTTATTTTGGAAGGTAGTATCAAAAGATTACTCATTAAGTTTTCTCTCCCTGCCATAAGTGTATTTTTAGCTAATGTATTATATAATATTATTGATGCAATTTTTATAGGTAATCAGCCTAATGGTAGCCTAGGAATTGCAGCGTTAACTATAGTTTTTCCTATTCAACAAATAATACTGGCTCTTTCTCAAATGATTGGAGTTGGAATTGCTTCTATAACTTCCAGAAGTCTTGGAGCGGGAAATAAACTAAGAGCAGAAAAGGCTGTGGGTACTGCATTAACATCCTCTATTCTATTAGGAATTTTAATTATGGTTATAGGACTGGTTTTCATAAGACCTATGTTATATATTTTTGGTTCCTTGGAAAATATACTACCATATGCTGTAACATTCTTTAGAATTACTTTATATTGTAGTGTTTTTTTTGTTTTTAGTATTATTGCCAATAGCATCATACAATCAGAAGGACATGCTAATATTGCTATGATAAGCATGATAATAGGGCCTGTAATTAATATTCCGTTAGATTATATATTGGTTACAAGACTTAAATATGGGATAAAAGGAGCTGCCATTGCTACAGACATTTCCCAAATAATATGTTTCATATTTTTACTAGTATACATCTGTTTTAATAGTAAAATTTTAGGGGTAAAAGTTAAAAATTTAACAATTAATATAAAGTTACTAAAGGAAGCGATTTCCTTAGGATTATCTACGTTTATGACTCAACTGGCTTATGGAATTCTAGCCATAGTATTAAATAATTCATTAAAAATTTATGGAGGATCTGACTTATATGTTTCTGCAATTGGTATATATAATCGTGTGTTCGGGTTTATTACCATTACTATGTATGGAATTAGACAGGCTCTTCAACCTATTATAGGATTTAATTATGGTGCTAAAAAATTCGATAGAGTAAAACAAAGCTTAAAGCTTGCAATTTTAGCATCAGTTTTAATTTCATTGGGATTTTTAGTTATAATTATTAGTTTTACAAATAAAATAGCAGGTGTTTTTACATCTGATAATGAATTAATAGCATTGACGGTTCCTATTTTAAGAGTAATGATATTTATGAGTCCTTTAGTAGGTGTTCAAGTAATTGCTTCAAGCTTTTTTCAGTATATTGGCAAGCCTAAGCCTGCATTATTTTTATCAATAATGAAACCATTTTTATTTTTGATACCATTAATGTTAATAATCCCAATATTTCTTAAAGTCACTGGTATTTTTGTATCTGTTCCATTAGCTGATTTTCTTGCTGCAATGATATCTTTAATTTTTATATATCGTGAGATAAAAAAGATGAATGAATTAAACTTAATTCAAGGAGAAAATAAAAATGCACCTGTTTAG
- a CDS encoding tyrosine-type recombinase/integrase, producing the protein MQLPQLSIHGLRHTHATVLLLKGENIKVISERLGHKSTQITWNTYSQVLPSMKKQTADLLNNIFNDL; encoded by the coding sequence ATGCAGCTACCTCAACTTAGCATACATGGATTACGGCATACACATGCTACTGTATTATTGCTTAAAGGTGAAAATATAAAAGTCATATCTGAAAGGCTCGGTCACAAATCAACTCAAATAACATGGAATACTTATAGTCAAGTTTTACCTTCAATGAAAAAGCAAACAGCCGACCTATTGAATAATATTTTTAATGATCTATAA
- the abc-f gene encoding ribosomal protection-like ABC-F family protein, translated as MIELALNKLQKYYGANMVLENVTFDIQTGEKVGIVGGNGCGKSTLLKIIMGVEGHEKGTISIKKNSTLGYLEQMPVYPEDFKTIDVLNTAFEKIDSLQKDMEVLEKQLADNNEKDMEKLLNCYSKVQMAYESLGGYEKEEKLSKVCVGLKINEEFKNKLFSELSGGEKTTVILGKILLQNPDILLLDEPSNHLDLETMEWLEAYLKEYKGIVIIVSHDRYFLDNVVTRIIEIEDMVATSYEGNYTAYVNEKERQLKLQMEAFLSQQKKIKEIEKSIAQLRDWGMRGDNEKFFKRAANMQKFLDKLQRVDKPVLERSSMNIHTNIGERSGDNVVIIKELSKSYGERVLFNKIDLLVRNKERVALIGANGCGKSTLIKILLGDLRADNGTATLGSGIKLGYLPQNISFEDENKSILESFRDGITITEGKAREYLAKYMFFGEMVFKRVGSLSGGERSRLKLAMLMYNEINLLILDEPTNHLDIDSREELEGVLKDFTGTLFFVSHDRYFINNIADRVVELRSSSLASYAGNYEYYKEKSAELKASGEALRNTDAGNKIIKKQKEKAVKTTKSNNNEFKKQRLEKQIEELEEKLKVLEVEINENCEDYEKINNLYEEKVNLQQQLESFMEEYFEYDF; from the coding sequence ATGATAGAATTAGCTTTGAATAAATTACAAAAATATTATGGGGCAAATATGGTTTTAGAGAATGTCACCTTTGATATTCAGACAGGTGAAAAGGTTGGGATTGTAGGAGGAAATGGATGTGGAAAGAGTACTCTTTTAAAAATAATAATGGGGGTTGAAGGCCATGAGAAAGGGACAATATCAATTAAAAAGAACTCAACTCTTGGATATCTTGAGCAGATGCCTGTATACCCCGAAGACTTTAAAACAATTGATGTGCTAAATACAGCTTTTGAAAAGATAGATAGCCTGCAAAAAGATATGGAAGTCTTGGAAAAGCAATTAGCAGATAACAATGAAAAAGATATGGAAAAGCTTTTGAATTGTTATTCAAAGGTTCAGATGGCTTATGAAAGCCTTGGAGGGTATGAAAAAGAAGAAAAGTTAAGCAAGGTTTGTGTGGGACTTAAAATTAATGAGGAGTTTAAAAATAAATTATTCTCTGAACTTAGCGGAGGAGAAAAAACCACAGTGATTTTAGGAAAAATACTTCTTCAAAATCCAGATATACTGCTTTTAGATGAACCATCTAATCACTTGGATTTAGAAACTATGGAATGGCTTGAAGCTTATCTTAAAGAATATAAAGGTATAGTTATCATAGTATCTCATGATAGATATTTTCTAGATAATGTGGTTACAAGGATAATAGAGATAGAAGATATGGTAGCTACAAGCTATGAGGGAAACTACACGGCGTATGTTAATGAAAAAGAGAGGCAGCTTAAGCTTCAAATGGAGGCATTTTTAAGTCAGCAAAAGAAGATAAAAGAGATTGAAAAGTCTATAGCTCAGCTTAGAGATTGGGGAATGAGAGGAGATAACGAAAAATTCTTTAAAAGAGCTGCAAATATGCAGAAGTTTTTAGATAAGCTTCAAAGAGTAGATAAGCCAGTTTTGGAAAGATCCAGTATGAATATTCATACTAATATTGGAGAAAGATCAGGAGATAATGTGGTCATAATCAAGGAATTAAGTAAGAGTTATGGTGAAAGAGTTCTATTTAATAAGATAGATTTATTAGTCAGAAATAAAGAAAGGGTAGCCTTAATAGGAGCAAATGGCTGTGGAAAATCTACTTTGATAAAGATATTACTTGGAGACTTAAGAGCAGATAATGGAACAGCCACCTTAGGAAGCGGCATAAAGCTTGGATATTTACCGCAAAATATAAGCTTTGAAGATGAAAACAAGAGCATATTGGAAAGCTTCAGAGACGGAATAACAATAACAGAAGGAAAGGCGAGAGAGTACCTTGCAAAATACATGTTCTTTGGGGAAATGGTATTTAAAAGGGTTGGTTCTCTTTCAGGAGGGGAAAGGAGCAGACTTAAGCTAGCAATGCTCATGTACAATGAGATAAATCTTTTGATTTTAGATGAACCAACCAATCATTTGGATATAGATTCGAGAGAAGAGCTTGAGGGAGTTTTAAAAGATTTTACCGGTACACTTTTCTTTGTCTCTCATGATAGATATTTTATAAATAATATAGCAGACAGAGTTGTAGAGTTAAGGAGCAGTTCTTTAGCATCATATGCTGGTAATTATGAGTATTATAAAGAGAAATCAGCTGAGCTTAAGGCATCAGGAGAAGCTCTAAGAAATACTGATGCTGGTAATAAAATTATAAAAAAACAAAAAGAAAAAGCAGTTAAAACAACAAAGTCAAATAATAATGAGTTTAAAAAGCAAAGATTAGAAAAGCAGATAGAAGAATTAGAAGAAAAGCTAAAAGTCTTAGAAGTAGAAATTAATGAGAATTGTGAGGATTATGAAAAGATAAATAACTTGTATGAGGAAAAAGTAAATCTTCAGCAGCAGCTTGAGAGCTTTATGGAGGAGTATTTTGAATATGATTTCTAA
- a CDS encoding MFS transporter: MKEKLKRNIKVSYIYNFLLQLNITSAIWVLYLGFRGMSLIEIGVLESIYHITSVLFELPTGVIADLYGKKFSVVLGRFVSIISCILMIMSNSFLGFAASFVLSAAAMNLNSGAGEALIYDSLKELGEEETYKVLWGNLSFIMCISQGIAVLFGGILSDVRFLYAYILGTIVQIAALIAAYNFNEPQVHKEDKEEIQGNLIINQLNTSVRVLKKRKIVLYLILFSALAGSLQTTVFFYSQQYFSDMSYSKTMIAVICAVSSLLEAVSSKYAYKVENKLSLRGTLISISIANIISLLGLGLSKESAIVFFLLTSTTGGLAFTVLSTYINSRIPSEYRATILSFDSFSFSIFMIGVFPLFGLLAEKIGFSVTFELIGLLYIPVMILLLLKINKHKNIEEKSKETGGNENDRISFE; encoded by the coding sequence ATGAAGGAAAAATTGAAACGAAATATAAAAGTCAGTTATATATATAATTTTTTATTACAATTGAACATAACTTCAGCCATATGGGTCTTATATTTAGGCTTTAGGGGTATGTCTTTAATTGAGATAGGTGTATTAGAATCAATTTATCATATAACATCAGTGCTATTTGAGCTGCCTACAGGGGTTATTGCAGATTTGTATGGAAAGAAGTTCAGTGTGGTCTTAGGGAGGTTTGTGAGCATAATTTCATGTATTTTAATGATTATGTCAAATAGCTTTTTAGGCTTTGCAGCTTCCTTTGTTTTAAGTGCTGCAGCAATGAACTTAAATTCTGGAGCTGGAGAAGCCTTGATTTATGATAGTCTTAAAGAACTTGGGGAAGAGGAAACGTATAAAGTATTATGGGGAAATCTATCTTTCATTATGTGTATTTCCCAGGGAATAGCGGTTTTATTTGGAGGAATTTTGTCTGATGTAAGGTTCTTATATGCGTATATACTAGGAACAATTGTGCAAATTGCTGCATTAATAGCTGCTTATAATTTCAATGAACCACAAGTTCATAAGGAGGATAAAGAAGAAATTCAAGGAAATTTGATAATAAATCAATTGAATACTAGTGTAAGAGTGCTGAAGAAAAGAAAGATAGTATTATATTTAATATTATTTTCAGCATTAGCAGGAAGTCTTCAAACTACTGTGTTTTTCTATAGTCAGCAGTATTTTTCAGATATGAGCTATTCAAAAACCATGATTGCAGTAATATGTGCAGTAAGCAGTCTCCTTGAGGCAGTAAGCTCAAAATATGCATATAAGGTTGAAAACAAATTAAGCTTAAGAGGAACGTTAATAAGCATATCGATAGCAAATATAATATCTCTGCTAGGCTTAGGCTTAAGTAAGGAGTCAGCCATAGTTTTCTTTCTACTGACTTCAACAACAGGAGGATTAGCCTTTACTGTACTCAGTACTTATATAAACTCAAGGATACCATCGGAATATAGGGCAACAATACTGTCTTTTGACAGCTTTAGCTTCAGCATTTTCATGATAGGTGTATTTCCGCTCTTTGGTCTCTTAGCAGAAAAGATTGGATTTTCAGTAACATTTGAGCTTATAGGGCTTTTATATATACCAGTAATGATATTATTGCTATTAAAGATTAACAAGCACAAGAATATAGAAGAAAAATCAAAAGAAACTGGGGGAAACGAAAATGATAGAATTAGCTTTGAATAA
- a CDS encoding cation-translocating P-type ATPase translates to MNLNNMQEKNDEEILGLTSKEVKQRIKEGKVNHIPKTPSRTIFQIIRANLFTKFNAINFALAAAIILAGSPKNAIFVGVIIVNTLIGVIQEVKAKRTLEKLSVISMAHAKVLRDGNVKEIPIEEIVLDDVIYLETGMQVLADGEVLQSNGLEIDESMLTGEADAIAKNTKEKLLSGSFVVSGEGYVVVTKVGKETYSSSLAEEARQFKIINSELQAAIDKIFKVIIWIVPPLSVFLILSQLRIPGNTWQDAAIGAVSGIVGMIPEGLVLLTSATFIVSIVKLSKYDTLVQELCATEVLARVDVLCLDKTGTITQGDLRLAEVKNIGSRASEEIDNILAVLINNLPSNNPTQKAILQKYKEYDKSIKCTDKIAFSSKRKWSGAAFEGLGTWILGAPEMILNKEYHFIEGIVKEEAGKGKRVLLLAQLHNELNERLEGKIESVALILIEDIIREAAPRVLEYFRGEGVEVKIISGDNPVTVSEVARRAGVENWDKYIDARELPEDNEALKKVIEETTVFGRVTPHQKKKIVVALQEMDHTVAMTGDGVNDVLALKASDCGIAMANGSDATKAVAQLVLMKSDFSALPKVIEEGRKQINNLERVSELFLSKTIFCIILSFACSILFIEFPILPIQLSLIGSCAIGIPSFFLALLPSTGGVKKGFLTRIVTVSVPNGILIAVFTLVTVLLSIQMKLPMQYGRTLAVLMFGGMSMVILFRVARPLTKFKTILCFAMFGIIVLGFLTPIGRFIFSLSKVGLRDWVIALAVIVCSGPLITKIVDVFRNRVNKKFKIKTT, encoded by the coding sequence ATGAATTTAAATAATATGCAGGAGAAAAATGATGAAGAGATTCTAGGTTTGACATCGAAAGAAGTTAAGCAGAGGATTAAAGAAGGTAAAGTTAATCATATTCCTAAAACTCCGTCAAGAACCATATTTCAGATAATACGAGCAAATCTATTTACAAAATTTAATGCAATAAATTTTGCACTTGCAGCCGCAATCATTTTAGCAGGTTCACCTAAGAATGCCATTTTTGTTGGGGTTATAATAGTTAATACATTAATAGGTGTAATTCAAGAGGTTAAAGCAAAGCGTACCTTAGAAAAGTTATCTGTTATAAGTATGGCTCATGCAAAGGTTCTAAGGGATGGAAACGTAAAAGAAATTCCGATAGAAGAAATTGTATTAGATGATGTTATTTATTTAGAGACCGGTATGCAGGTATTGGCAGATGGAGAAGTTTTGCAGAGTAATGGACTTGAAATAGATGAATCGATGCTTACAGGTGAAGCAGATGCAATAGCAAAGAATACTAAGGAAAAGTTATTGTCTGGAAGCTTTGTGGTTTCTGGAGAGGGTTATGTAGTAGTTACGAAAGTTGGAAAAGAGACTTATTCTTCAAGCCTTGCAGAAGAAGCAAGACAGTTTAAAATAATAAATTCAGAATTACAGGCAGCTATTGATAAGATATTTAAGGTAATAATATGGATTGTGCCTCCATTATCAGTGTTTTTAATACTATCTCAGTTAAGAATTCCCGGAAATACATGGCAGGATGCGGCTATAGGAGCAGTATCAGGAATTGTTGGAATGATACCTGAAGGACTTGTACTATTAACGAGTGCGACCTTTATAGTTTCAATTGTAAAGTTATCAAAATATGATACATTGGTTCAGGAATTGTGTGCAACAGAAGTATTAGCAAGAGTAGATGTGCTCTGCTTAGATAAGACAGGAACCATAACACAAGGAGATTTAAGGTTAGCTGAAGTAAAGAATATTGGAAGCAGAGCTTCTGAAGAGATAGATAACATATTAGCAGTGTTAATTAATAATCTTCCAAGTAATAATCCGACTCAGAAAGCTATACTCCAAAAATATAAAGAATATGATAAAAGCATAAAATGTACAGATAAAATTGCTTTTTCATCTAAGAGAAAATGGAGCGGCGCTGCTTTTGAGGGACTTGGAACATGGATTTTAGGAGCACCAGAGATGATATTAAATAAGGAATATCATTTTATAGAAGGAATAGTTAAAGAAGAAGCTGGTAAAGGAAAAAGAGTCTTATTGTTAGCTCAGCTTCATAATGAGTTAAATGAAAGGCTGGAAGGAAAAATAGAAAGTGTTGCTTTGATATTAATTGAAGATATTATAAGAGAAGCAGCACCACGGGTATTAGAATACTTCAGAGGAGAAGGTGTGGAGGTAAAAATAATATCAGGAGATAACCCGGTTACAGTTTCAGAAGTCGCAAGGCGGGCAGGGGTTGAAAACTGGGATAAATATATCGATGCAAGGGAATTACCAGAAGATAATGAGGCGCTAAAGAAAGTAATCGAAGAGACTACGGTTTTTGGAAGAGTAACTCCGCATCAAAAGAAGAAAATAGTTGTAGCGCTTCAGGAAATGGATCATACTGTTGCAATGACAGGTGATGGAGTAAATGATGTACTTGCACTTAAAGCTTCAGATTGTGGAATAGCAATGGCAAATGGATCTGATGCAACAAAGGCGGTAGCACAATTAGTGCTCATGAAATCAGACTTTAGTGCACTTCCAAAAGTTATTGAAGAAGGAAGAAAGCAAATTAATAACTTGGAAAGAGTTTCAGAACTATTTTTATCAAAGACTATATTCTGCATAATATTATCTTTTGCATGTTCAATATTATTTATAGAGTTTCCAATACTTCCAATACAATTATCCCTAATAGGAAGTTGTGCTATAGGAATTCCATCCTTCTTTTTAGCATTACTTCCAAGCACCGGTGGAGTTAAGAAAGGATTCTTGACTAGGATTGTAACGGTTAGTGTTCCAAATGGAATATTGATTGCAGTGTTTACCCTTGTGACAGTTTTATTGTCCATTCAAATGAAGTTGCCAATGCAGTATGGAAGGACACTTGCAGTATTGATGTTTGGCGGAATGAGCATGGTTATATTATTCAGGGTTGCAAGACCATTAACAAAGTTTAAGACTATATTGTGTTTTGCAATGTTTGGGATCATAGTGCTTGGATTTTTAACTCCAATTGGAAGATTCATATTCAGTTTATCAAAAGTAGGATTAAGGGATTGGGTGATAGCTTTAGCAGTAATAGTATGCTCGGGACCTTTGATAACTAAGATTGTTGATGTATTTAGAAATAGAGTTAATAAAAAATTTAAGATAAAAACAACTTAG
- a CDS encoding lysophospholipid acyltransferase family protein: MLRTIFFYPCLIVSLIFASIHRIKIKSLTNKGDLQKRKEYIHKVTHSWGKFVIRVSGAKVNVIGSENLPKDKTVLFVSNHQSNFDIPLLLSTIDIPKGFIAKKELESWPFISTWMKYINCIFMDRDNLRKSAEAIVDGIKLLKSGYSMVIFPEGTRSKGKPVNEFKGGSFKLATKSKCPIVPLTINGTYKLLEANNNKIKGAEIELVIHPPIETSSLSKEELENLPEYVHSIISSKYKAN; this comes from the coding sequence ATGCTAAGAACTATATTTTTTTATCCATGCCTTATAGTAAGCCTGATTTTTGCTTCTATTCATAGAATTAAAATAAAATCTTTAACTAATAAGGGTGATTTGCAAAAAAGGAAAGAATATATTCATAAGGTAACTCACTCATGGGGTAAATTTGTTATACGTGTAAGTGGCGCTAAAGTTAATGTTATTGGATCAGAAAATCTTCCTAAAGATAAAACGGTATTATTTGTTTCTAATCATCAAAGTAACTTTGATATTCCATTATTGCTAAGTACTATTGATATTCCAAAAGGATTTATTGCTAAAAAAGAACTTGAAAGCTGGCCTTTTATAAGCACCTGGATGAAATATATTAACTGCATTTTTATGGATAGGGATAATTTAAGAAAATCTGCTGAAGCCATAGTTGACGGTATAAAGCTATTGAAATCTGGGTACTCAATGGTAATATTCCCTGAGGGCACAAGAAGTAAGGGTAAACCCGTTAATGAATTTAAGGGCGGCAGTTTTAAGCTTGCTACAAAATCAAAATGCCCAATAGTTCCGCTTACTATAAATGGAACATATAAATTATTAGAAGCTAACAATAATAAAATTAAAGGGGCAGAGATAGAATTGGTAATCCATCCTCCAATAGAGACTTCTTCTCTAAGCAAAGAGGAACTAGAAAATCTTCCAGAATACGTTCATTCTATCATATCAAGCAAATACAAAGCTAACTAA
- a CDS encoding DEAD/DEAH box helicase has product MNDNQFATLGLKESIVRAISDLGFTQPSQIQEQSIPVTLSGADLIGQAQTGTGKTAAYSLPILTKMSNARGIKALVLAPTRELAVQVNDEIQRLSKYEKAEVLSVYGGDSIDRQIRALKKGTVDIVVGTPGRLLDLLKRKCLHLDNIEFLVLDEADEMLNMGFIDDIEAILSHTPSERQTLLFSATMPDPIAKLAKRYMKPDAKLVTIKKSSLTVSKIEQSYFMINNKHRLEALCRLLDLDNPSSAIIFCRTKRGVDELVQELQSKGYMVEGMHGDMTQAHRLTTLNKFKEGTLSLLIATDVAARGIDVEGVTHVFNYDLPQDVESYVHRIGRTGRANKSGTAYSLVTPKDFSMLKQIQNVTKSSITQKPVPTAEEINSKKFKNMISAVKEAIDAGELTKFIPSAIELTEGNDPISVIAALMKIKFDNEIVFDYSSDKLEAPKKEDVRLFFSVGKKDGLTPKVLINYIRDMTKINASAIGQIDLMENFSFVTVDETVSAKILNKCPGGKINRKKVNVEVANKRKK; this is encoded by the coding sequence ATGAATGACAATCAATTTGCTACATTAGGTCTTAAAGAGAGTATTGTGAGAGCAATATCGGACCTTGGTTTTACACAACCATCTCAAATTCAAGAGCAGAGTATTCCGGTAACCCTTAGTGGCGCTGACTTAATAGGGCAGGCACAAACCGGTACTGGTAAAACTGCTGCTTATAGTTTACCAATACTTACAAAGATGAGCAATGCAAGAGGTATAAAAGCACTTGTTTTAGCACCAACAAGAGAACTTGCAGTTCAAGTTAACGATGAAATACAGAGACTTTCTAAATATGAAAAGGCTGAAGTATTATCTGTTTATGGCGGAGACTCAATTGACAGACAAATCAGAGCCTTAAAGAAAGGTACTGTAGATATCGTTGTTGGAACTCCAGGAAGACTTTTAGATCTTTTAAAGAGAAAGTGCCTTCATTTAGACAACATAGAATTTTTAGTATTAGATGAAGCTGATGAAATGCTTAATATGGGATTTATCGATGATATAGAAGCAATTCTTAGCCATACACCATCTGAAAGACAAACTTTACTATTTTCAGCAACAATGCCTGATCCAATAGCAAAACTTGCTAAAAGATACATGAAACCAGATGCAAAGCTTGTTACTATAAAGAAAAGCTCACTAACTGTATCTAAGATTGAACAAAGTTATTTTATGATAAATAACAAACACAGATTAGAAGCTCTTTGCAGACTATTAGATTTAGATAATCCAAGTTCGGCTATAATTTTCTGTAGAACTAAAAGAGGCGTTGATGAGCTTGTACAAGAATTGCAGTCAAAAGGCTACATGGTTGAAGGAATGCACGGAGATATGACTCAAGCTCATAGACTAACTACTTTAAATAAGTTTAAAGAAGGTACATTAAGCTTATTAATTGCTACTGATGTTGCTGCCAGAGGTATAGACGTAGAAGGTGTAACTCATGTATTTAATTATGACTTACCTCAAGATGTTGAATCTTATGTTCACAGAATTGGTAGAACTGGTAGAGCTAACAAAAGCGGTACTGCTTATTCATTAGTAACTCCAAAGGATTTTTCAATGCTTAAGCAAATCCAAAATGTTACTAAGAGCTCAATTACACAAAAACCTGTTCCAACTGCCGAAGAAATTAACAGTAAGAAATTCAAGAATATGATTTCAGCTGTTAAAGAAGCTATTGATGCTGGCGAACTTACTAAATTTATTCCAAGTGCAATAGAATTAACTGAAGGTAATGATCCAATATCAGTTATTGCAGCATTGATGAAGATAAAATTTGATAATGAAATAGTCTTTGATTATAGCTCAGACAAATTAGAAGCGCCTAAAAAAGAAGATGTTCGTTTATTCTTCTCTGTTGGTAAAAAAGATGGTTTAACTCCAAAAGTATTAATTAATTACATTAGAGATATGACAAAAATTAATGCTTCAGCAATTGGTCAAATTGATCTTATGGAAAATTTCTCATTTGTAACAGTCGATGAAACTGTATCTGCTAAAATATTAAATAAATGTCCAGGCGGAAAAATTAATAGGAAAAAGGTCAATGTTGAAGTTGCTAATAAACGTAAGAAGTAA
- a CDS encoding Hsp20/alpha crystallin family protein: MFKIFSFGFSDKLNLNNIGNISGVIQSFLDNIDLSEITKSYEEASNEHLEKDEETESSFIQLKQDDDMYLLTINLRGIDLRELSIRYDPGIIEVNANRSEVQRSGFGILYSNMIVKKSYNRKFENIEEIDTDQVLKNIDNGVLSIRMPKKYILESGTNIIEVDSIEVDSYDEDNVDNY; this comes from the coding sequence ATGTTTAAGATATTTTCTTTTGGATTTAGCGATAAGCTGAATCTCAATAATATTGGAAATATAAGTGGGGTAATACAATCTTTTTTAGATAATATCGATCTAAGCGAAATTACAAAAAGCTATGAAGAGGCTTCTAATGAGCACTTAGAGAAAGATGAAGAGACAGAGAGTAGTTTTATTCAACTTAAGCAAGATGATGATATGTATTTATTGACAATAAATTTAAGGGGGATTGATCTTAGAGAATTGAGTATAAGATATGATCCAGGAATAATAGAGGTAAATGCAAATAGATCAGAAGTACAAAGAAGCGGTTTTGGAATCTTATATAGCAATATGATTGTAAAAAAATCATATAATAGAAAATTTGAAAATATTGAAGAAATCGATACGGATCAGGTACTTAAAAATATTGATAATGGAGTGCTCAGTATAAGGATGCCTAAAAAGTATATATTGGAAAGTGGTACTAATATTATAGAAGTAGATTCAATAGAAGTGGATTCATATGATGAGGATAATGTGGATAATTATTGA